In Candidatus Neomarinimicrobiota bacterium, one genomic interval encodes:
- a CDS encoding DEAD/DEAH box helicase, with the protein MITDITKAVGIDELINLWLDDPENSSNITYRKKIPEKRAEFGEMPAGLDDNIRKALSERGIEDLYSHQTESINLTLSGKNVVVVTPTASGKTLCYNLPVLNEFFNEGGSSLYLFPTKALAQDQLTELNRWQETLGTNLGAFTYDGDTSSGKRSQIRKSARILITNPDMLHLGILPHHTRWAAFFSNLKYVVIDEMHVYRGVFGSHFANLIRRLKRICDFYSASPQFICSSATIANPEELAENLIEDEVSLVDKSGAPASGKEVLFFNPPMINHELGIRANYLRVAKTVARFFLKNMIQTLVFATSRMNVEIILKYLRDDFAGIRDTDEFIKGYRGGYLPSVRREIEKGLREGTVTGVVATNALELGVDIGGLDACVIAGYPGSIASMWQQAGRVGRRSGNSIAVLVARSNPLDQFITNFPDYFFGRSPEHGRVNPDNPHILMDHIKCAAFELPMNVNEKFGSTNLDDIFSYLEEKGVLHRSGDLYHYTEEKYPADSTRLRNIGSKNILIVDRSDGDRVLSEVDFDAAFRTVHENAVYMVEGRRYIVERLDLNEGKAFVNKTESDYFTVAQTHSEVSVTASYDVAMYGPSSVEHGEIEVITETTGFKKVRFYTGENLGEEELDLPARTIKTTAYWFVIKEELTESLDFTRAEIIYGITGITNVLLHVASFILMCDVSDLGVSVGDRSTEWFVKRAAGDLMIRKRGKSGEAIDPDSLKLFEPVIYIYDSHSGGVGFSPVLFREHSSLLTKAVRHIEKCECVDGCPSCVGPMTEIGNRGKEASKSILDALLAV; encoded by the coding sequence ATGATCACTGATATTACGAAAGCCGTCGGGATAGATGAACTGATAAATCTATGGTTAGATGACCCTGAGAATAGTTCAAATATTACGTACAGAAAAAAAATTCCGGAAAAGAGAGCCGAATTCGGGGAGATGCCTGCGGGTTTAGACGATAATATCCGAAAAGCGTTAAGCGAACGTGGAATCGAAGATCTGTACTCTCATCAGACGGAATCCATAAATCTCACCTTATCCGGTAAGAATGTCGTGGTTGTTACTCCGACCGCATCCGGTAAAACGTTGTGCTATAACCTTCCCGTCCTTAATGAATTTTTCAATGAAGGAGGGAGCTCTCTGTATCTTTTCCCGACAAAGGCGCTTGCTCAGGACCAACTAACCGAATTGAACCGGTGGCAGGAAACTCTCGGAACGAACTTAGGCGCTTTCACTTACGACGGAGATACTTCTTCCGGCAAGAGGTCACAAATAAGGAAATCAGCCAGGATTCTCATCACGAACCCGGACATGTTGCATTTAGGTATTTTGCCGCATCACACGCGGTGGGCGGCTTTTTTCTCAAATCTCAAGTACGTTGTAATCGACGAAATGCACGTATACCGGGGGGTTTTCGGGAGTCACTTCGCGAATTTGATAAGGAGATTAAAGAGAATTTGCGATTTTTATTCCGCTTCCCCGCAGTTTATCTGTTCCTCGGCCACAATTGCGAATCCGGAGGAACTTGCAGAAAATCTTATCGAGGATGAGGTCAGTCTCGTGGATAAAAGCGGGGCGCCCGCATCGGGTAAGGAAGTTCTCTTCTTTAATCCGCCGATGATAAATCATGAGTTGGGTATCAGAGCGAATTATCTCCGGGTCGCAAAAACTGTTGCCCGCTTTTTTCTGAAGAATATGATCCAGACTCTTGTATTTGCAACGAGCAGGATGAACGTAGAGATAATTCTCAAATATCTTCGTGACGATTTCGCCGGCATCCGTGACACTGATGAGTTCATCAAGGGGTACAGGGGGGGATATCTACCTTCTGTCCGAAGGGAAATCGAGAAGGGGCTCCGGGAAGGAACGGTTACAGGGGTTGTTGCGACAAACGCGCTCGAGCTGGGGGTCGATATCGGAGGGCTCGACGCATGCGTGATAGCGGGTTATCCGGGTTCAATAGCAAGCATGTGGCAGCAAGCTGGAAGGGTGGGAAGAAGGAGCGGAAATTCTATTGCGGTGCTTGTAGCCAGAAGTAATCCGTTGGATCAGTTCATCACGAATTTTCCCGATTATTTTTTCGGAAGGTCGCCGGAACACGGTCGTGTTAATCCCGATAACCCGCATATACTTATGGATCACATTAAATGTGCCGCATTCGAGCTTCCTATGAACGTTAATGAAAAATTCGGAAGCACAAATCTCGATGATATATTCAGCTATTTAGAAGAAAAGGGAGTGTTGCACCGGTCAGGTGATCTATACCATTACACAGAGGAAAAATATCCGGCTGACAGTACAAGATTGAGAAACATCGGCTCTAAGAACATACTTATAGTAGATCGCTCGGATGGAGATAGAGTGCTTTCGGAAGTAGATTTTGACGCCGCCTTCAGGACTGTCCATGAAAACGCAGTATACATGGTCGAGGGAAGGAGATATATAGTGGAAAGACTCGATCTGAATGAGGGCAAAGCTTTCGTAAATAAGACCGAATCGGATTATTTTACGGTAGCGCAGACGCATTCTGAAGTCAGCGTAACAGCAAGCTACGATGTCGCTATGTATGGTCCCTCTTCCGTCGAGCACGGAGAAATAGAGGTTATCACGGAAACAACCGGTTTTAAAAAGGTGCGGTTTTATACGGGTGAGAACCTCGGTGAAGAGGAGCTGGACCTGCCGGCAAGAACTATTAAAACCACAGCTTATTGGTTCGTAATAAAAGAAGAGTTGACCGAATCTCTTGATTTCACGAGGGCTGAGATTATTTACGGAATCACCGGAATTACTAACGTGCTTCTTCATGTTGCTTCCTTCATTCTGATGTGTGACGTGTCCGATCTCGGCGTTAGCGTTGGGGATCGTTCAACCGAATGGTTTGTCAAGAGAGCAGCGGGTGATTTGATGATCAGGAAGAGAGGTAAATCGGGAGAAGCTATCGATCCTGACTCTTTAAAACTCTTTGAGCCCGTAATCTATATCTATGACAGCCATTCAGGGGGTGTGGGGTTCAGCCCGGTTTTGTTCCGGGAACATTCTTCGCTTTTGACGAAAGCTGTTCGTCATATTGAGAAATGTGAGTGCGTAGATGGGTGTCCTTCCTGCGTGGGTCCGATGACCGAAATAGGTAATCGGGGGAAAGAGGCGTCCAAATCAATACTTGATGCGCTTTTAGCCGTTTAA
- a CDS encoding YIP1 family protein: MEYKCGNCGADITDVDSGKCPKCGSEFEIPMDPIPWEDRDKLGIVGAYTATLLLSLSKPNQFFKRMPVSGGFANPLIYALICGLIGTWFNFLWQILFVSMGIMEPDPQSPDSTLGFSLLLAILSPVIIPVGLLLGTGAIHIALNLLGVLRNNFEATFRVVCYSSGATVLGIIPIIGSLAGGFLSIALETMGLREIYQISTGKAFAAIMIPFLFLCGVLFFAIVLSSAPGG, from the coding sequence ATGGAATATAAATGCGGGAATTGCGGTGCGGATATAACGGACGTCGACTCGGGTAAGTGTCCGAAATGCGGCAGTGAATTCGAAATTCCTATGGACCCGATTCCATGGGAAGATCGGGATAAACTCGGCATAGTCGGCGCTTATACGGCTACGCTCCTGCTCTCGTTATCAAAACCCAATCAATTCTTCAAAAGAATGCCGGTCTCCGGGGGGTTCGCTAATCCTTTGATATACGCCCTTATATGCGGATTAATCGGAACCTGGTTTAATTTCTTATGGCAGATATTATTCGTATCCATGGGAATAATGGAGCCGGACCCACAATCTCCCGACTCGACACTCGGGTTCAGCCTTCTGTTGGCAATCCTTTCTCCTGTGATCATTCCGGTGGGGTTATTATTGGGAACCGGAGCAATTCATATAGCGCTCAATCTGTTAGGCGTGCTGCGAAATAATTTTGAAGCCACCTTCAGAGTTGTGTGTTACAGCAGCGGCGCTACCGTATTGGGGATAATACCTATCATCGGGAGTCTGGCGGGGGGTTTTCTGTCCATAGCTCTGGAGACGATGGGTCTAAGGGAAATATATCAAATCAGCACAGGTAAAGCGTTTGCAGCGATAATGATTCCGTTCCTGTTCCTTTGCGGCGTGCTCTTCTTTGCGATCGTATTATCGTCCGCGCCGGGAGGTTGA
- a CDS encoding DUF2752 domain-containing protein: MIIHTNLLTNQDLREFSKSSAKRLGYFFSASALMILAVTKTIFPLLEGMNLCPLRSYTGIPCLSCGATRSAVLIGEFELFEALKMNPLFTLLVIAGVLWGLFSLLMTLLNIDGKFERPGLSREKSRLIILSLLVSNWIYLIMRSGSWT, from the coding sequence TTGATTATCCATACAAACCTTCTGACGAATCAGGATTTAAGGGAGTTCTCAAAATCAAGCGCGAAGAGACTCGGGTATTTTTTCTCCGCATCGGCGCTGATGATTCTTGCCGTCACGAAAACGATTTTCCCGTTGCTCGAAGGAATGAATTTGTGCCCTCTACGGAGCTATACCGGAATCCCATGTCTCTCATGCGGAGCGACACGGAGTGCGGTCTTGATCGGAGAATTTGAATTGTTCGAGGCTTTGAAAATGAACCCGTTATTTACGTTATTGGTCATTGCCGGAGTTCTCTGGGGTCTGTTTTCACTGCTGATGACTCTCTTGAATATCGATGGAAAATTTGAGAGACCCGGATTATCGAGAGAAAAATCCCGGTTAATCATCCTGTCTTTGTTGGTGTCGAACTGGATTTATCTGATAATGAGATCGGGCTCATGGACATAA
- a CDS encoding ribonuclease H-like domain-containing protein, translating to MDIRDRLEFSYKERQSRAGDSNRNARRNAEKENQPRENDISKYVTGSYVPTSSGEIFLARHTYDIDHLHGDYVVGSIEELKGKNLKILSPTGSEIGFDHRKVLFLDTETTGLAGGSGTAAFLIGLGYFLENKFIVEQLFMRDYDEEAPMLNLLAEKAREFDQIVTFNGRSFDLPLLETRMILNRIEPALSCLRDIDLLHPARRIWGLSLSDCRLGTLEEEILGFERTEDDIPGSLIPGLYFDYIRFGNVDPLYKVFYHNEKDVLSMIGILHKEFSYLSNPLNEKSAKPLDLYNMGKYFEQMRDWTTALACIQKASPGLNESYRRDSLIRLSMIHKKEERWEEAVGIWKDLVHENNRFHLLPYVELAKYYEHREKKLETALDFAKDALNNLSKRRVTEIEHVKHRIARLERRLGY from the coding sequence ATGGACATAAGGGACAGATTAGAATTCAGCTATAAAGAACGGCAGAGCAGGGCGGGCGATTCAAACAGAAACGCTCGGAGGAACGCCGAAAAAGAAAACCAGCCAAGAGAAAATGACATCTCGAAGTATGTGACGGGTTCTTACGTGCCGACGAGCAGCGGAGAGATTTTTTTGGCCAGACACACATATGATATCGATCATCTTCACGGAGATTATGTAGTCGGAAGCATAGAGGAATTAAAAGGTAAGAATCTGAAGATTCTTTCTCCGACAGGCAGTGAAATCGGTTTCGACCACCGCAAAGTTTTGTTCCTTGATACGGAGACTACAGGGCTTGCGGGAGGCTCGGGGACTGCTGCTTTCCTCATAGGATTAGGATACTTTCTCGAAAATAAATTCATCGTGGAGCAGTTATTCATGAGGGATTACGACGAGGAAGCCCCGATGCTCAATCTGCTTGCCGAAAAAGCGAGAGAATTTGATCAGATTGTAACGTTTAACGGCAGAAGTTTTGATCTCCCTCTATTAGAGACCCGCATGATATTGAACAGGATCGAACCCGCCCTGAGCTGTCTGAGGGATATTGATCTTCTCCATCCGGCGCGGAGAATATGGGGATTGAGTCTGAGCGACTGCCGGCTCGGAACTCTCGAGGAGGAGATACTCGGCTTTGAAAGAACAGAAGACGACATTCCCGGTTCGCTGATCCCCGGATTATACTTTGATTATATCCGCTTCGGCAACGTCGATCCCCTTTATAAAGTATTTTATCATAACGAGAAAGACGTTCTGTCGATGATAGGTATTCTTCATAAGGAATTCAGCTACCTTTCAAACCCTCTGAACGAAAAATCCGCTAAACCGCTCGATTTATATAACATGGGTAAATATTTCGAGCAAATGAGAGATTGGACGACGGCTCTCGCATGCATTCAGAAAGCGTCGCCCGGTCTGAACGAAAGCTACAGGAGGGATTCGCTCATACGGTTGTCGATGATCCACAAAAAAGAAGAGAGGTGGGAAGAAGCGGTAGGGATCTGGAAAGACCTTGTACATGAAAATAACAGATTTCATCTTCTGCCGTATGTTGAACTGGCGAAGTATTATGAACATAGAGAAAAGAAGCTTGAAACGGCTCTCGACTTCGCAAAAGATGCATTAAATAATCTTTCGAAAAGGAGAGTAACGGAGATCGAGCATGTGAAACACCGTATAGCAAGATTAGAGAGAAGACTGGGATATTGA
- a CDS encoding 1-acyl-sn-glycerol-3-phosphate acyltransferase → MKSIVSIIMWVWGLTLLLLMLIIINLLMFIPGKSYDPISKWMARNVLKLMGIKINVKYSGEFDSKGTYLYMSNHVNMLDPLLLYGHLPNFVRAIELTDHFSWPIYGWTLRRMGHIPIDSQNASSAMKSLRRAAELLQKGISIIILPEGQRTRDGKLSSFKRGSFILAKEGGRDIIPVAISGGWEITHRGSWLISPGKMTLRIGEPIREHSFRDLSTGELRDMCKKRVEELLDENNETVRD, encoded by the coding sequence TTGAAATCTATCGTCTCCATAATTATGTGGGTTTGGGGATTAACTCTCCTATTGTTAATGCTGATCATAATCAATTTACTTATGTTCATTCCCGGAAAGAGTTACGACCCAATTTCCAAATGGATGGCGCGAAACGTGCTTAAGCTCATGGGTATAAAGATCAACGTGAAGTACTCGGGAGAGTTCGACAGCAAGGGCACTTATCTCTATATGTCGAATCACGTTAATATGCTCGATCCTCTTCTGCTGTACGGACATCTTCCTAATTTCGTTCGCGCCATCGAACTTACCGATCATTTCAGCTGGCCTATCTACGGCTGGACACTTCGGAGGATGGGTCATATCCCTATCGACAGTCAGAACGCAAGCAGCGCGATGAAGAGCTTGCGCAGAGCCGCGGAACTGCTTCAAAAGGGTATCTCTATAATCATACTGCCGGAGGGTCAAAGAACTCGTGACGGCAAATTGAGCAGCTTTAAAAGAGGTTCATTCATACTGGCGAAGGAGGGCGGCAGGGATATTATTCCTGTGGCGATATCAGGCGGCTGGGAAATAACCCATCGCGGTTCGTGGTTGATATCACCGGGTAAAATGACGCTCCGTATCGGTGAACCGATACGGGAACATTCATTTAGAGACTTAAGTACCGGTGAATTACGCGATATGTGTAAAAAAAGGGTAGAAGAACTGCTCGATGAAAATAATGAGACTGTGCGCGATTGA
- a CDS encoding SDR family oxidoreductase, translated as MDKKIAAVTGGNRGIGFQICRDLAKKGFKVLLTARDPEKGNRSARNLQDEGLDVEFYLLDVISTESIDKFSEKVFAEFGQLHVLVNNAAILPDEISPALSVGLEEVRETIETNVYGVLRLSQKLIPTMIENNYGRIINLSSGMGQLSDMGSGYLAYRVSKTALNAVTRVLAQETSGYDIQINAVDPGWVKTDMGGSNAPSTPEEGADTVVWLSTRPAGKPSGMFYKNRKIIDW; from the coding sequence ATGGATAAAAAAATAGCGGCGGTAACAGGGGGGAATAGAGGGATCGGGTTTCAAATTTGCAGAGACCTTGCGAAAAAAGGATTCAAGGTACTTTTGACCGCGCGTGACCCGGAGAAGGGAAACAGATCGGCTCGGAATTTACAGGATGAAGGGTTGGACGTAGAATTTTACCTATTGGACGTCATTTCAACGGAAAGCATAGATAAATTCAGCGAAAAAGTATTTGCTGAATTCGGACAACTGCACGTTCTCGTCAATAACGCCGCAATTCTGCCCGACGAGATAAGCCCCGCACTTTCCGTCGGTTTGGAAGAAGTGCGAGAAACTATCGAAACGAACGTTTACGGTGTTCTTAGATTATCCCAAAAACTGATTCCTACGATGATCGAAAACAATTACGGAAGGATAATAAACCTCTCGAGCGGAATGGGACAGCTCTCGGATATGGGGAGTGGATATCTCGCATACAGAGTTTCAAAGACAGCTTTAAATGCTGTTACAAGAGTTCTCGCGCAGGAGACTTCCGGTTATGATATCCAGATAAATGCGGTGGATCCGGGCTGGGTAAAAACCGATATGGGCGGTTCTAACGCCCCGTCTACCCCTGAAGAGGGTGCGGACACCGTCGTCTGGCTATCCACACGACCCGCAGGTAAGCCGTCAGGGATGTTCTACAAAAATCGAAAGATAATAGATTGGTAA
- a CDS encoding LD-carboxypeptidase, with protein sequence MGVDRRNFIRLIGFGSAAFYLPVNLRPQTSVNALIKPPRLRKGDSVGVVNPAGPTFHKNDLKEVEKRLSRLGLNVVFGKHVLSQYGYLAGTDEERASDFNDMLNDQSVKAVIATRGGWGSNRILPLIDYEAIRRHPKIVMGFSDITSLLLAIYVKTGMITFYGPVGTSKWGRFTTGWVKKILFEGEQPTMSNPMTKLDGRPSDVHRIKTITSGTAEGRLVGGNLSVISSMLGTGYLPDWRGKLLFFEEVDEKIYRIDRMLTQLKLSGVLDRVSGIIIGKCVNCKISKTTLSMTLEEIFDDHLKPLGIPVYSGAMIGHIDRIFILPIGVKARMNADKGTIELLERSVT encoded by the coding sequence ATGGGAGTAGATCGTCGGAATTTTATAAGGCTGATCGGATTCGGTTCGGCGGCGTTTTATTTACCCGTCAATCTGCGACCGCAGACATCAGTCAATGCTCTGATCAAACCGCCACGGCTCCGGAAAGGCGACAGCGTGGGAGTGGTAAATCCCGCCGGTCCTACATTCCACAAAAATGATTTGAAGGAAGTGGAAAAGAGGCTCTCGAGGCTGGGTCTCAACGTCGTATTCGGCAAGCATGTGCTCAGCCAATACGGTTACCTCGCTGGAACCGACGAAGAAAGAGCATCCGACTTTAACGATATGTTGAACGATCAGTCGGTTAAAGCCGTCATTGCTACACGGGGAGGATGGGGAAGTAACAGGATACTGCCGCTGATAGATTATGAAGCAATTCGCCGGCATCCGAAAATTGTAATGGGTTTCAGTGACATAACCTCTCTTCTTCTTGCAATCTACGTAAAAACCGGTATGATAACCTTCTACGGTCCCGTCGGCACATCGAAATGGGGCAGGTTTACGACCGGATGGGTGAAGAAAATTCTCTTCGAGGGAGAACAACCGACGATGAGTAACCCTATGACAAAACTTGACGGCAGGCCGAGTGACGTTCACCGGATCAAGACCATAACGTCCGGAACGGCTGAGGGCAGGCTCGTGGGCGGTAACCTCTCCGTTATCAGCTCTATGCTCGGAACCGGGTACCTCCCTGATTGGAGGGGAAAGCTGCTTTTCTTTGAGGAGGTAGACGAAAAAATCTACCGGATAGACCGGATGCTAACCCAGCTTAAACTGTCCGGAGTTCTTGACAGGGTATCGGGTATCATTATCGGCAAGTGTGTAAATTGCAAGATTTCCAAGACTACTCTCTCAATGACTCTTGAAGAGATTTTTGACGATCACCTGAAACCGCTCGGGATACCGGTATATTCGGGAGCGATGATAGGTCACATTGACCGTATTTTCATTCTCCCTATCGGAGTTAAAGCAAGGATGAACGCGGACAAAGGGACAATAGAGCTTCTTGAGCGTTCGGTTACTTGA
- a CDS encoding superoxide dismutase family protein, producing MTYTGGEPVNKGVALLQATEGNAVHGSIRFSKVENGIRVEGHLEGVPPGMHGFHIHQFGDCTSGDGKSAGGHFNPTNTAHGAPSDEIRHVGDLGNISANSDGVAHFDFVDTRISLSGEANILGRGVILHEVADDLTSQPTGAAGSRLACGVIGIAND from the coding sequence ATGACTTACACAGGCGGAGAGCCTGTAAACAAGGGTGTGGCTCTGCTGCAGGCTACGGAAGGGAATGCTGTTCATGGCTCCATCCGGTTCAGCAAGGTCGAAAACGGAATAAGGGTCGAAGGGCATTTGGAGGGAGTACCGCCGGGTATGCACGGCTTTCACATACATCAGTTCGGCGATTGCACTTCCGGAGACGGAAAATCGGCGGGTGGACATTTCAACCCGACGAACACTGCTCACGGCGCTCCTTCGGATGAAATCCGCCATGTCGGCGACTTGGGGAACATCAGTGCCAACTCGGACGGAGTTGCCCACTTCGACTTTGTAGATACAAGAATATCATTATCAGGGGAAGCAAATATTCTCGGCAGGGGCGTGATTCTCCATGAAGTGGCTGACGATTTGACTTCACAGCCTACGGGAGCGGCAGGTTCCCGGTTAGCATGCGGAGTGATAGGCATAGCTAACGATTAG
- the aceE gene encoding pyruvate dehydrogenase (acetyl-transferring), homodimeric type — protein MKDKVLTDIDSQETEEWLEAFDDILDKHGRERGAFLLHELHQRSKIRGVRFPFSLNTPYVNTIPKEEEPEYPGDRKIERRIKSLVRWNAMAMVVRANKRFPGIGGHISTYASAATLYQIGFNHFFRGKDHKGGGDQIYFQGHASPGIYARAYLEYRLEKHDLHNFRGELREGGGLPSYPHPRLMPDFWEFPTVSMGLSAITGIYQARFNKYLQNRKIKDTSEQNVWVFLGDGETDEPESLGALTLASREKLDNLIFVINCNLQRLDGPVRGNGKIIQELETVFRGAGWNVIKVIWGGDWDALLEKDTNGLLQNRMESAVDGDYQKYSVEPGSYIRKEFFGTDPELLKMVEHLSDEELWKLRRGGHDPAKVYAAYKSAYENEGSPTVVLAKSIKGYGLGEAGEGRNVTHQQKKLNEEELKSFRDRFDIPITNEELLETPFYRPEKGSVEYEYLIDRRSKLGGAVPRRIDSKVKLVAPSLDDYKEFLSGTEREVSTTMVFMKMFAQLLSDKQIGKNIVPIVPDEARTFGMESLFRKVGIYSSVGQVYKPVDSEMLLYYREEKEGQILEEGITEAGSMSSFIAAGTSRFSHGVPMIPFYIYYSMFGFQRIGDLAWAFSDMMGNGFLIGGTAGRTTLAGEGLQHQDGQSHSYAQTIPNVKAYDPAFAYEIAVIVLRGIKEMYSDLEDSFYYITLGNENYSMPSMPDGAESGICKGIYKLREAETGEAAAQLFGSGAILNEALKAQEILSEKYGIAVNVWSVTSYSEVYRDAVKTERWNILHPEEPRIPYVSKLLQNEKGPVIAASDYLKSLSNSLGPWIKNGITSLGTDGWGRSDTRDKLREYFEVNAEFIAYTVLSRLALTGDYDKEALRKASKELISDKDKPDPTKTDMSRT, from the coding sequence ATGAAGGATAAGGTTTTAACCGATATCGACAGTCAGGAAACTGAAGAATGGTTAGAAGCGTTTGATGATATATTAGATAAGCACGGGAGGGAGAGAGGGGCTTTTCTTCTTCACGAGCTCCATCAGAGAAGTAAAATCCGGGGCGTCAGATTCCCGTTTTCGTTAAATACTCCTTATGTTAATACGATACCGAAGGAAGAAGAACCGGAATATCCGGGAGATCGAAAAATCGAGAGGCGTATCAAGAGCCTCGTACGCTGGAACGCAATGGCTATGGTAGTCAGGGCGAACAAGAGATTTCCGGGAATAGGCGGGCATATTTCTACGTATGCCTCTGCCGCAACTTTGTATCAGATAGGCTTCAATCACTTTTTCCGTGGCAAAGATCATAAGGGAGGGGGAGACCAAATTTACTTTCAGGGACACGCTTCGCCCGGGATTTACGCGAGAGCGTATCTCGAATATAGATTAGAAAAACACGATCTTCATAATTTTAGAGGTGAGCTGCGGGAAGGGGGAGGGCTGCCTTCATATCCTCATCCCCGTCTGATGCCGGACTTCTGGGAATTCCCCACCGTTTCGATGGGTCTTTCCGCAATAACGGGTATATATCAGGCAAGGTTCAATAAATATCTTCAAAACAGGAAGATCAAGGACACATCGGAGCAAAATGTCTGGGTATTTCTGGGGGACGGCGAAACGGATGAGCCCGAATCGCTTGGAGCGCTTACACTTGCGTCAAGGGAGAAACTCGACAACCTGATTTTCGTCATAAATTGCAACCTTCAGCGATTAGACGGTCCGGTGCGCGGTAACGGAAAGATAATTCAGGAGCTCGAAACCGTTTTCCGCGGCGCCGGCTGGAACGTGATAAAGGTAATCTGGGGCGGGGATTGGGACGCGCTGCTCGAAAAAGACACAAACGGGCTTTTGCAAAATCGGATGGAATCTGCTGTTGACGGGGATTACCAGAAGTACTCCGTCGAACCGGGCTCTTACATAAGAAAGGAGTTTTTCGGCACTGACCCTGAACTCCTCAAAATGGTCGAACATCTCTCCGATGAAGAACTCTGGAAACTGAGAAGGGGCGGACATGATCCCGCAAAAGTATATGCTGCGTATAAATCCGCGTATGAAAATGAAGGATCTCCGACTGTAGTGCTGGCGAAAAGTATAAAAGGGTACGGCTTAGGCGAAGCCGGTGAGGGAAGAAACGTAACTCACCAGCAAAAAAAGTTGAACGAGGAGGAATTGAAAAGTTTCAGAGATCGGTTCGATATCCCGATAACGAATGAAGAACTGCTCGAAACTCCGTTTTACAGACCGGAAAAGGGGAGCGTCGAGTATGAGTACCTGATTGATAGGCGAAGTAAGCTCGGCGGCGCAGTTCCGAGACGAATTGATTCTAAGGTAAAACTTGTTGCTCCTTCGCTGGATGACTACAAGGAATTTCTCTCAGGAACAGAACGTGAGGTCTCCACGACTATGGTTTTTATGAAGATGTTCGCGCAGCTGCTTTCAGACAAGCAAATAGGAAAGAACATCGTTCCAATCGTTCCAGATGAAGCCCGCACTTTCGGGATGGAATCTCTATTCAGAAAAGTCGGGATTTATTCGAGCGTCGGGCAGGTTTACAAGCCTGTCGATTCGGAGATGCTGTTGTACTACCGGGAGGAAAAAGAGGGACAGATACTCGAGGAGGGAATAACCGAAGCGGGTTCAATGTCCTCTTTCATCGCAGCGGGTACGTCTCGATTTTCGCATGGTGTGCCGATGATACCGTTCTATATCTATTACTCCATGTTCGGGTTTCAGCGTATCGGGGACCTGGCATGGGCATTCAGCGACATGATGGGAAACGGATTCCTCATTGGGGGAACGGCAGGCAGAACAACACTCGCGGGAGAGGGGCTTCAGCATCAGGACGGGCAGAGCCATTCGTACGCGCAGACGATTCCGAACGTCAAAGCATACGATCCCGCTTTTGCTTACGAGATTGCGGTGATAGTTTTGCGTGGAATTAAGGAAATGTACAGCGATTTAGAGGACAGCTTTTATTATATCACGCTCGGAAATGAAAATTACTCTATGCCCTCAATGCCCGATGGAGCGGAAAGCGGAATTTGCAAAGGCATTTACAAATTGCGCGAGGCTGAAACCGGTGAAGCCGCCGCCCAACTTTTCGGGAGCGGTGCGATATTAAACGAAGCGCTGAAGGCGCAGGAGATTCTGTCTGAAAAATATGGAATAGCCGTAAATGTATGGAGCGTCACGAGCTATAGTGAGGTGTACAGGGATGCAGTGAAAACCGAACGCTGGAACATACTGCACCCTGAAGAACCGAGAATTCCGTATGTTAGTAAGCTTCTCCAAAATGAGAAGGGACCCGTGATCGCAGCTTCGGATTATTTAAAAAGCCTGTCCAATTCGTTGGGGCCATGGATAAAAAACGGTATCACATCACTCGGGACAGACGGCTGGGGAAGAAGCGACACGAGGGATAAACTGCGAGAGTACTTTGAAGTAAACGCCGAATTTATCGCTTACACGGTATTAAGCCGTTTAGCGCTGACAGGTGATTATGACAAAGAAGCGCTTAGAAAAGCCTCTAAGGAGTTGATTTCCGACAAGGATAAACCGGACCCCACAAAGACGGATATGTCACGTACTTGA